A region of Elusimicrobiota bacterium DNA encodes the following proteins:
- the gcvH gene encoding glycine cleavage system protein GcvH, giving the protein MNIPKELYYTKSHEWAKNENGKVRIGITDHAQHEITDVVHVELPQVGKKIKKGDPCAVVESVKSAFDIYAPVSGTVSAINEKLNTNPELVNSSPYDQGYFFVVETANSDELKSLMTPADYEKLIS; this is encoded by the coding sequence ATGAACATTCCCAAAGAGCTTTATTATACCAAATCACACGAATGGGCAAAAAATGAAAACGGAAAAGTAAGGATTGGAATAACCGATCATGCCCAGCACGAAATAACGGACGTGGTGCATGTGGAACTTCCCCAAGTAGGAAAAAAAATTAAAAAAGGGGACCCTTGCGCCGTAGTTGAGTCAGTGAAATCGGCATTTGATATTTATGCCCCTGTTTCAGGAACTGTTTCGGCAATAAATGAAAAACTGAATACAAACCCCGAACTTGTAAATTCATCGCCGTATGATCAGGGCTACTTTTTTGTTGTTGAAACGGCAAACTCTGATGAGCTAAAAAGTCTTATGACTCCGGCTGATTATGAAAAACTGATTTCTTAA
- a CDS encoding FecR family protein, with the protein MRKVIIIFSLFIFSSPLFAGPKISFISGDVSLYHTDAWVKASTSTVLSLKDKIKTASNSRAIIVLDNLTQVWVNENSELSVASLGQESFFDLLAGKIRAKVKLNANEKFRVKTPVSVASVRGTDFILTFEGILAVLEGKVEFSDAFFKQVVEVLKDQFGSLDDQGKMKDPKNMTPEEKAKLEEEWKLFIEYTKAKTEQAEASDKEAENLRKEIYKIISEVKNDIRLTRELMNEIKESDFSAGRTLRDVHGNLVRVEQHLIRPDSNTLQVLNLTKRTEYRYVDHGGMGVTYNGPVGSRLDVMDCTMKMNMPLPEQLSEWPGYIASKGDDIHPSRVSVKFTNVVDTIEMKGQWQNKGYVTQEGKTLEEDGLVFTHYVNNWQVDDSYKAEDQDAVRKNNTKQDGHDAGYLWEWNISRDQKIIDPNNSSNFKYINFYEESYCINNSGNIMSLNSFANSSENPFTLLKQIAGEQIVFCRERNGNDFLKKGNIDLVYIPDVIVAVALQIATSADSFRSSESNNP; encoded by the coding sequence GTGCGCAAAGTAATAATAATATTTTCGTTATTTATATTCAGTTCTCCTTTATTTGCCGGTCCAAAAATTTCGTTTATTTCCGGTGATGTTTCTTTATACCATACAGATGCCTGGGTTAAGGCAAGCACTTCAACTGTCTTAAGCCTTAAAGACAAGATAAAAACTGCTTCAAATTCCAGAGCAATTATAGTTTTGGACAATTTAACTCAGGTCTGGGTAAACGAAAATTCGGAGCTTTCCGTTGCATCTTTAGGACAGGAAAGCTTTTTTGATTTACTGGCAGGAAAAATCAGGGCAAAAGTTAAACTAAATGCGAACGAAAAATTCAGAGTTAAAACGCCGGTTTCTGTCGCTTCGGTGCGCGGGACAGATTTTATATTGACTTTTGAAGGAATCCTTGCGGTTTTGGAGGGAAAAGTTGAGTTTTCAGATGCATTTTTCAAACAGGTTGTAGAAGTTCTTAAAGATCAGTTCGGATCGCTTGATGATCAAGGCAAGATGAAAGATCCTAAGAATATGACTCCTGAAGAAAAGGCAAAACTAGAAGAGGAGTGGAAGCTATTTATTGAATACACTAAGGCAAAGACAGAGCAGGCGGAAGCATCTGATAAAGAGGCGGAAAATCTTAGAAAAGAAATATACAAAATCATATCTGAAGTAAAAAATGACATCAGGCTTACCCGGGAGTTAATGAATGAAATAAAAGAATCAGATTTTTCTGCCGGGAGAACCCTGCGGGATGTTCACGGAAATTTAGTGAGGGTTGAACAGCATCTGATCAGGCCGGATTCAAATACTCTTCAGGTGCTAAATCTTACCAAAAGAACAGAATATAGATATGTTGATCATGGGGGGATGGGAGTTACTTATAACGGACCTGTCGGATCAAGACTTGACGTTATGGATTGCACTATGAAAATGAATATGCCTCTGCCGGAACAGTTGTCCGAGTGGCCGGGATATATTGCTTCTAAAGGGGATGATATACATCCTTCCCGGGTCAGCGTGAAGTTTACAAATGTTGTTGATACAATAGAAATGAAAGGCCAATGGCAGAATAAAGGATATGTTACCCAGGAAGGAAAAACTCTGGAAGAAGACGGGCTTGTTTTTACGCATTATGTAAATAACTGGCAGGTAGACGATTCATATAAAGCAGAAGATCAGGACGCAGTAAGAAAAAATAATACTAAACAAGACGGCCATGATGCAGGATACTTGTGGGAATGGAATATTTCGCGCGATCAAAAAATTATTGATCCGAATAACTCTTCCAATTTTAAATATATAAATTTCTATGAAGAATCGTATTGCATTAATAACAGCGGAAATATTATGAGCCTGAATTCTTTTGCCAATTCATCCGAAAATCCTTTTACCCTTCTCAAGCAGATTGCCGGGGAACAGATTGTTTTCTGCAGGGAAAGGAACGGGAATGATTTTCTTAAGAAAGGCAATATAGATTTGGTGTATATACCTGATGTTATAGTTGCGGTAGCACTTCAGATAGCAACGTCGGCTGACAGTTTTAGATCCTCAGAATCGAATAATCCTTGA
- the gcvPA gene encoding aminomethyl-transferring glycine dehydrogenase subunit GcvPA — protein MDYISINDQEKKEMFSSIGVSKAEDLFSVIPEKAKVKGLNLPKGLSEQELVSKFEILAGKNISLKQMKSFRGAGIYEHFIPSLVDEITGRSEFLTAYTPYQAEASQGTLQTIFEYQSLITQLTGLDVANASMYDGASALAEAALVSIRSTGKKKLLVSSALHPEYFQVLKTYLQGLAIDIKTIPLDGGNTSTKDLKNLFDPDTASVIIQSPNFFGQIEDLEEIKKLCEPAGFLLISVVNPISLGILKSPGEAGSDICVGEGQVLGNPSGMGGFTFGFMSCKQSLAWKMPGRIVGQTTDTKGRRGFVLTLQSREQHIRREKATSNICTNSALNALAGCVYLSGWGPEGFKKLSTLNLSKSRYAFEEIIKIKGFSAAFSNHNFFNEFVIKTTKDVNKLQSKLLDEKILGPLELEKFFPEFKNCLLFCVTEARTKKDIDKLVDILKEC, from the coding sequence ATGGACTACATATCAATTAACGATCAGGAAAAAAAGGAGATGTTTTCTTCAATCGGTGTTTCCAAGGCCGAGGACCTTTTTTCCGTAATACCTGAAAAGGCAAAAGTAAAAGGGCTAAACCTGCCCAAAGGCCTTTCGGAGCAGGAATTAGTGAGCAAGTTTGAAATCCTTGCCGGAAAAAATATTTCGCTTAAACAAATGAAATCTTTCAGGGGCGCCGGCATATACGAGCATTTTATTCCTTCTTTAGTAGATGAAATAACAGGCCGCTCGGAATTTCTGACCGCTTATACCCCTTATCAAGCTGAAGCAAGCCAGGGTACGCTTCAGACTATTTTTGAATACCAAAGCCTTATAACGCAGCTTACCGGGCTTGATGTCGCAAACGCATCTATGTACGACGGCGCTTCTGCCTTAGCCGAGGCGGCTTTGGTTTCAATCCGTTCAACCGGAAAGAAAAAACTTCTTGTTTCATCCGCTTTACATCCCGAATATTTCCAGGTTTTAAAAACATACCTTCAGGGATTAGCGATAGATATAAAGACAATTCCTTTAGATGGCGGAAACACTTCTACAAAAGATTTGAAAAATCTTTTTGATCCCGATACAGCTTCAGTAATAATTCAATCGCCTAACTTTTTTGGCCAGATTGAAGATTTGGAAGAAATTAAGAAACTTTGCGAACCTGCAGGGTTTCTGCTCATTTCCGTTGTCAATCCCATTTCGCTGGGAATTTTAAAATCCCCCGGTGAAGCAGGATCTGATATTTGTGTCGGCGAAGGCCAGGTTCTGGGGAATCCTTCAGGCATGGGCGGATTTACTTTCGGCTTTATGTCCTGCAAACAATCTCTTGCCTGGAAAATGCCCGGCCGTATTGTCGGCCAGACAACAGATACAAAGGGAAGAAGAGGTTTTGTCTTGACTTTACAATCTAGGGAACAGCATATACGAAGAGAAAAAGCGACATCCAATATCTGCACCAATTCTGCTTTAAACGCTTTAGCCGGCTGCGTTTATCTTTCCGGCTGGGGGCCGGAAGGTTTTAAAAAGCTAAGTACTCTTAACCTGTCAAAAAGCCGTTACGCTTTTGAAGAAATTATCAAAATTAAAGGTTTTTCGGCAGCATTTTCTAATCATAATTTTTTTAACGAATTTGTAATTAAAACTACGAAAGATGTAAATAAACTGCAGTCAAAACTTTTAGACGAAAAAATTCTCGGGCCCCTTGAATTGGAAAAATTTTTCCCTGAATTTAAGAACTGTCTTTTATTCTGCGTAACCGAAGCAAGGACAAAGAAAGATATAGATAAATTGGTTGATATTCTGAAAGAATGCTAA